The Buteo buteo chromosome 33, bButBut1.hap1.1, whole genome shotgun sequence genome includes a window with the following:
- the LOC142026374 gene encoding ubiquitin carboxyl-terminal hydrolase 42-like encodes MAVMGNESFVTEGMAPPQRILFPPERIYMDWQQQWRAGAGLHNPGNLCFLNSILQCLTYTPPLANYLLSREHSQSCHQRGFCVMCRMESHVNRVLRSSGSAIYPSAVISVLSLIGEHFQLGTQEDAHEFLRYTVDAMQRACLNGISNLDISSESTTIVHQIFGGLLRSRVTCSSCKAVSDSYEAFLDIPLDIKAASSVTAALADFVKPEQLDGENCFKCSQCNKMVAASKRFTIHGAPRVLTVCLKRFEDFTGGKINKVVKYSNCLDLRPYMSQPDGESLFYSLYAVLVHSGNGCHSGHYFCYTKVKRNFLPRQEKKEDKLSRQWYRQPRIWGRTSP; translated from the exons ATGGCCGTGATGGGGAACGAGTCCT TCGTCACTGAGGGGATGGCTCCGCCGCAAAGGATCCTTTTTCCACCGGAGAGGATTTACATGGACTGGCAGCAGCAATGGAGAGCTGGAGCCGGACTCCACAACCCGGGCAATCTGTGTTTCCTCAACTCCATCCTGCAGTGCCTGACCTACACCCCACCTCTGGCCAACTACCTGCTGTCTCGTGAGCACAGCCAGTCGT gTCACCAGCGAGGCTTCTGCGTGATGTGTAGAATGGAAAGCCACGTTAACAGAGTCCTGCGCTCCTCGGGCAGTGCCATCTACCCTTCGGCTGTCATCAGTGTTCTCTCAC TAATAGGAGAACATTTCCAGCTTGGCACGCAGGAGGATGCCCACGAGTTCTTACGTTACACTGTTGATGCCATGCAGAGAGCTTGTCTGAATGGAATCAGCAA CTTGGACATCTCTTCTGAATCGACTACCATCGTCCACCAAATATTTGGGGGCCTTCTGCGATCCAGAG TCACGTGCTCGAGCTGCAAAGCGGTTTCCGATTCCTACGAGGCCTTTCTGGACATTCCTTTGGATATCAAA GCAGCCTCATCTGTCACCGCAGCGCTGGCGGACTTTGTGAAACCCGAGCAGCTGGATGGCGAAAACTGCTTTAAATGCAGCCA GTGTAACAAGATGGTCGCCGCCTCCAAGAGGTTTACAATCCATGGCGCGCCCAGGGTCCTCACGGTGTGCCTGAAAAGGTTCGAAGATTTCACCGGCGGGAAGATCAACAAG GTCGTGAAGTATTCCAACTGCTTGGATCTTCGCCCGTACATGTCTCAGCCAGACGGAGAGTCGCTCTTCTACTCTTTATACGCTGTCCTGGTGCACAGCGGTAACGGGTGTCATTCGGGACACTATTTCTGCTACACAAAGGTAAAGAGAAACTTCCTTCCACgccaagagaaaaaggaagacaaacttTCACGGCAATGGTACCGGCAGCCAAGGATTTGGGGGAGAACGTCTCCTTAG
- the LOC142026375 gene encoding ubiquitin carboxyl-terminal hydrolase 42-like yields MGNDSFIAKEMAPQQRILFPPEKIRMDWQQRQRAGAGLHNLGNTCFVNSVLQCLTYTAPLANYLLSRCQQDFCMMCIMEAHVNEVLHSSDSAIQPSAVINVLTREDFQLGRQEDAHEFLHYTVDAMQTACLSGSSELGMSSQATTIIHQTFGGFLRSRVTCLSCKAVSDSYEAFLDVPLDIKAASSVTAALEDFVRPEQLDGENCFKCSKCDKMVAASKGFTVHCAPKVLTVCLKKFEDCTGRKISKVVEYPEYLDLQPYMSQTAGEVLLYSLYAVLVHRGDSCRAGHYLCYTKQLPS; encoded by the exons ATGGGGAACGACTCCT TCATTGCCAAGGAAATGGCTCCACAACAAAGGATCCTCTTTCCCCCGGAGAAGATTCGCATGGATTGGCAGCAAAGACAGAGAGCTGGAGCGGGACTGCACAACCTGGGCAATACGTGCTTCGTCAACTCCGTCCTGCAGTGCCTGACGTACACAGCCCCTCTGGCCAACTACCTGCTCTCTC GTTGTCAGCAAGACTTCTGCATGATGTGCATAATGGAAGCGCACGTTAACGAGGTCCTGCATTCCTCGGACAGTGCCATCCAGCCTAGCGCTGTCATCAACGTCCTCACAC GAGAAGATTTCCAGCTTGGCAGGCAGGAAGATGCCCACGAGTTCCTACACTATACTGTCGATGCCATGCAGACAGCTTGTCTGAGTGGAAGCAGCGA GTTGGGCATGTCTTCTCAAGCAACTACCATCATCCATCAAACATTTGGGGGCTTTCTGAGATCCAGAG TCACGTGCTTGAGCTGCAAAGCAGTTTCCGATTCCTACGAGGCTTTCCTGGATGTCCCTTTGGATATAAAA GCAGCCTCTTCTGTCACTGCAGCTCTGGAGGACTTTGTGAGACCGGAGCAGCTGGATGGTGAAAACTGCTTTAAGTGTAGCAA GTGTGACAAGATGGTTGCTGCCTCCAAGGGGTTTACAGTCCATTGCGCGCCCAAGGTTCTCACAGTGTGTCTGAAAAAGTTTGAAGATTGCACCGGCAGGAAGATCAGCAAG GTTGTGGAGTATCCTGAGTACTTGGATCTTCAGCCATACATGTCCCAGACAGCCGGAGAAGTGCTCCTCTACTCCTTATATGCTGTCCTGGTGCATCGTGGTGACAGCTGTCGTGCAGGACACTATTTGTGCTACACAAAGCAACTTCCTTCCtag